In one window of Calypte anna isolate BGI_N300 chromosome 1, bCalAnn1_v1.p, whole genome shotgun sequence DNA:
- the ZNF277 gene encoding zinc finger protein 277, translated as MAASRGAGGPAEEGDTECILEPLSLPERPLCVAPVESSPYVPCIFCEECYLLAEQNQLLKHMIIEHKLVIADVKLVADFKRYILYWKRRFAEQPITDFCSVIRTNSQAPLAEEQDNYFLLCDVLPEDRLLREQLQQKRLREILEQQQQERYDTSFHSMCMFCDQEFTGNRSVLLNHMAREHAFNIGLPDNIVNCNEFLSVLQEKLDKLQCLYCEKVFRDKNTLKDHMRKKQHRRINAKNKEYDKFYIINYLEFGKSWEEVQSEDDRELLDNLEEDWSDWEEHPVCAVCLFCEQQENTTEKLYLHMQKSHGFDFPKIKSDHGLNFYQQVKLVNFIRREIHHCRCYNCKEKFQSKGELITHMEETKHITFLPAKSTWDQPQYYFPTYENDSLLCTLSDSEDLITEDQSEDVPVVSEDVSSLKALKKSSVLNQLLYEENKSQEEF; from the exons atacAGAGTGTATTTTGGAGCCTTTGTCTCTGCCAGAAAGACCACTTTGTGTTGCTCCTGTAGAAAGTTCTCCCTATGTGCcttgtattttctgtgaagaatgTTATCTCTTGGCTGAACAAAACCAGCTCCTGAAACACATGATTATTGAACACAAGCTCGTCATAGCAGATGTGAAACTGGttgcagattttaaaag atacatcTTGTACTGGAAGAGGAGATTTGCAGAACAGCCCATCACAGACTTTTGTAGTGTGATAAGAACAAATTCACAAGCTCCATTAG CAGAAGAACAggacaattattttcttctctgtgatgTTTTACCAGAAGACAGATTACTTAGAGAACAGCTTCAGCAAAAGAGACTG AGAGAAATTCTAGAACAGCAACAGCAAGAGAGATATGACACAAGTTTTCATAGTATGTGTATGTTCTGTGATCAAGAATTCACAGGAAACAG ATCTGTCCTTCTCAATCATATGGCAAGAGAGCATGCTTTCAACATTGGGCTGCCAGATAACATTGTGAATTGCAATGAATTTCTGTCTGTTTTACAAGAGAAGCTTGACAA ATTGCAGTGTTTATACTGTGAAAAAGTCTTCAGAGACAAAAACACACTTAAAGATCACatgagaaagaagcagcatcGCAGAATCAATGCCAAAAACAAAGAATATGACAAATTTTATATCATTAATTACTTG gaaTTTGGAAAGTCTTGGGAGGAAGTGCAGTCAGAGGATGACCGGGAATTACTAGATAACCTAGAAGA AGACTGGTCTGACTGGGAAGAGCATCCTGTGTGTGCAGTTTGCCTGTTCTGTGAACAACAAGAAAACACTACAGAAAAACTCTACCTTCACATGCAG AAATCACATGGATTTGACTTccctaaaataaaatcagatcaTG GTCTGAACTTTTATCAGCAAGTAAAGCTAGTGAATTTCATCAGAAGAGAAATCCATCACTGTCGTTGTTACAACTGCAAGGAGAAATTTCAGTCTAAAGGAGAACTGATAACTCATATGGAAGAAACCAAACACATCACATTCCTACCAGCCAAGTCTACATGGGATCAACCACA GTATTATTTCCCTACCTATGAAAATGATTCACTCCTTTGTACTCTGTCAGACAGTGAAGATCTGATAACTGAGGATCAAAGTGAAGATGTCCCTGTTGTAAGCGAAGATGTATCCAGTCTAAAAGCCCtcaaaaaaagcagtgttttaaaCCAGCTCCTGTATGAAGAGAACAAGAGTCAGGAGGAATTTTGA